Part of the Lotus japonicus ecotype B-129 chromosome 6, LjGifu_v1.2 genome, ACTTTACACCATGGTAAAAGAATACGATTATTGAGGAGATTTCCTGATAGGGATGAATGAATACATGCTTGTAATTCttcttatttattaattttaaatatatttgacTTAGGGATTGTTTCGTAAAgggtaatgtttcatccacacctctcttttgaggtggagaggtggaatgatgaaagagataggaagaaaagaaaaagtaagagagagaaaatatgagatgtgataaatgacaagatgagagagatagaaataaaaaaaggtggaaatgaagtgtttaaaaaatgaggtgtgtatatatcattactctttcgTAAATTTATCATGCAATaatttatggtttttttttggtaatttattgtctttgtaatttttttaacagtcagagaaaaaaaatacttatataTTTGCAAAAAGCTATCCAAAGAAAAATACTGTACATCAGTAGACGTATATGCAAAAATGTCAGAAGTGGGATTTGAACCCACGCCCTCTCTCGAAGACCAGAACTTGAGTCTGGCGCCTTAGACCACTCGGCCATCCTGACGATTTGTACTTTTGAATTTGTAATAATGTATATAAATAAATGAATCAGATTGTAGCTTAAGGTATTAGAGAATTTTTTGCaagttttcctttttgtttcaTCATGCAAACACTGAAGAAGTTCGAAGACAGTTTAGTGTGTATTCCAAGTCAATTGTATATGCATGTTCAAAAATAGTTTAActtttaaagaatttttttaaagaatctcCCCATAAAgcttttaatttgaaattaaagaAGTAATTTAAAGacattattattgttattatatatatGCTCGTGTTTAATTAACAGCTGCTGGTATATATGAAGAAAAAGCAAGAGTATAAAGGGGTGGGGGGGACAATGGGAAGCGACAATATGTACGTAAGGTGATGGAGGTAGCTGCTACTTTCACATTCACATTGACTACTACGGTGGTATTTTACGGGAAGTGATGCTACTCTATAGTCTATACCCTTTATttatatatagtgaatgaatGAGGATTGAGATAGAAACCTATGGTGCTTCAAATACAGAGAAAAAAGAGATCGTTCATTTCAGAGGAAGAGACATTCGGACTGTCCCACAAACTTTGCCAGCTTTATTTTCTTTGCTATTCAGAAGcgcttttatttattttttctttctttggagAATATAAATCATATCTTGCACAGCTGGGACTGGGACTAATACTCATCAATCATCatcctatcctatgcatgtagTCATGTAGATGTAGTATTACTAATTGACTATTGAAGAAGAAGGTCATCCCGGGTGTAGAGAAAATCATAATGCATTATATTAGAGAAAAGCAAACAAATTATATAATGCATATATAGAgttcaaattaaaacaaaacaagaaaGTATTAAAACAATTTTACTAATTAAAGTAGAAATTAAAAGtatgaattttgaaaaaaataactttttttaatatttattttatttaatacgGACTTTTCTTAAATTCTTATTTCATTTTATCAATGGTAGAAAATATTAcaatatttgttattttttctcactctatttcatttattttttaacttttatcAATTTCTTCTCCAATTTTCTCCATTCAACCCAGCAATAATACATACAGCTCGAGTTTCTCAATTGtggaaaagataaaaataaaagaaaatgcttttttttatacatcggaaaagtAACAAAAGAAAATGCTAACAATGTTGACACcttatatacatatattttttattttctcttttgtttactAAAATTTATGTAGGATCCATAAAATTGTATGAGTTTGACTATTAATGTGATAGTACTTATATAAATTTTAACCAGTCAAAGAAAAATGTTAGAAAGGTAGTGTAAAAAGGAGTGTTGCTCTCCATGCAACAGTACAATTTAAACACACATAAATGTCTGGCTTGGTCCCGTGGTTGTTTACTACTCACATTGGAAAGATTTTTCCACGTTAAAAATCTTGGTGTCTCCTACCGGATGCCTCGGACATAAGGTTGCACATTAGAAAAAGACAATGTTGTTTGTCACCCGTAGATCTACCGTAGTGCATTCATTCATTGTCGGATCACTCCGAAATTTGGACAGCAGGTTCCTGAGTCCTGTGTCTTTAATCAGGACAGAGTCTTTTTCCCATTTCGGGGTCGATCCGATCAACCCATCATTGAACATACCTTCGTCGACCTATGTCCAACCGAACATCATCTCTAATCACAACCATCCGCAAAAGAACCCATACGATTATCTTCCTCGTGACTAATACCTACACTTGGGCCCAAGTATCAAAGGTGTTTATGTCACTTCATTATGTCCCATCACAAGCCCTTCTACTTCTCCCTAGCTACAAATGCAGGTGTGGAGCTCGAGTCTCCGTCGGGCCTCACTCACGAGCCCCCCAACCTTCCAAGAGACCCCCAATAATAGAGATTTATTACCGTATCTAACACTAACCGCAATCCTCAAGGCCTCCCCAGCACCCTCGCGAGAATAAAATAATAGACCCAAAGACCAAACATGTACACACATTTCACCATAACACTAAGGGAAATCCTTGAAATTCTAGTCTCTAACTTATGCATTAGAGTGTATTTATTGGACCCTTCCTGAGCTTGACGACAGTGGACAACCTCAAGGCTCTTTTTCCTCTAAACACTCCTTCCTAACGCCCACCCACCATAGTTTCTCTGTTCTTCTTCAATCAAACAAAATATATCAAGGAATTTGACCAAATTTGATCAAATCTAACACATTTGAATATACGATAGAAAATTATAGTAGTCTAAAACAACTGTGGatataataaataaactttTATGACTAATGTGACGGTGATTATATTTCATTgtatatccaaacatgcacattTAGTTATGGGGCAAGAAGAGGACAAATAACAAGGTGAGAATATTATTAAATGGATGGAGAGAGAGCCATCCAAGACCAAGAATGgagtgagagagatagaaagaacgTTGATTCCGTGCCCCATAAACCCATCcatctatctctcttctccatCCATGGTCAGTCAGTATAGTAGTAGTTTTAGGTAACTTGTTTTGTATCCCTCGATTTGATCGAACCCTACTCACTCATCTTTCTCTCTACTGCTTGAGTTGCCAGTAATGGCAGGGTATCAGTGGCAGTGCAGGAAAAGAGAGTTTTCATTGGGAAGGTAACACCCCTTTTTTTGCCCCAGTACTGTCTTACTTCAACCCTCTCACCCTCTCCTTCTTCGGTAATAACTTTGGAAACTTATCCTTCTGATCCCCCGCGTGCACTGTATGCGTAACCTTGTAATAACCACCAGAGCAAAGCCTGAGACAACGTTGATTAGTACTCAAATTAACTCTCACTCATTTTCCAAAGGAAATATCATCCCCACAGCAGGCTTTATCAGAAAAGCCAAGAGGGAAAACCTCTGTAGCTACCTCTTCATTAACTATAGCCTCCACTATCACTATTTAGGATTTTCTGTAAAAAGCCTCATACTTTTCACCATAAATCCCGGGAGAGACAACAGACCTGAAAGAAAGACATACATAgagagagaaacaaaattagagGTACTAGAAGGTTTTCTTTCCCTCCTTGTTATAAGGGTTGTGAACTgtagtgagtgagtgagtgagaagTGAGCAATGGAAGGTAATAATTCTAATTGTAATGGCCCTTCTTCTTCATATTTGATGGCTTTTGGAGAAAACAGTGGTGGGCTATGTCCTATGTCTATGATGATGATGCCTTTAGTCACTTCTCATCATCAAATAAATCCTCcaaatcctcatcatcatcataataataacaataataatgcAAACACAAACAACTGTCTCTTCCTTCCCATTCCTTCTTCCACCAACTGCAATAGCAGTGCAAGCCCTTCCATCATGCTTGATAATAACACCACCCCTACCAACAACCCTGGGTTAGGATATTACTTCATGGAGAgtgaccaccaccaccacaacaacaacaatggaagctcctcttcctcttctccagcTGTCAAGGCCAAGATCATGGCCCATCCTCTCTACCAACGCCTCCTAGCAGCCTATGTCAATTGTCAAAAGGTaattagaaaaaaagaagatataaagcTTAATCTTAACTATACTTGTGTGTGATAAGAAACCCTTCACAGTGATTGATAATGatgctttttctttctttggcaaGTTTGGATCTGGGGTGTGTGTTGCATTTTGTACTATGAAACTGTGGAGGTCTTTCCTTTTTCTAACTCCATTGACAATTACAAATTATATTATATGTTCCACTGTAAGGAAAAAATGAGAGTGACGTACAAGTCAAACTTCAAATTAAACCCTTTAGTCTAGAGATGATGAAGACAGTTTTGTTTGTTTCATGGAAATTTTATGtaactttatttattttatttcatgatgCATGGTTTGTGTGTGTCTGGCAGGTGGGAGCACCACCAGAAGTGGTGGCGAGGTTGGAAGAAGCGTGCGGTTCTGCGGTGGGGATGGCCGGTGATGCTGTTGGGTCAGGTTGTATTGGTGAAGATCCAGCTCTGGATCAGTTCATGGAGGCTTACTGTGAGATGCTGACCAAGTATGAGCAAGAGCTCTCCAAACCATTAAAGGAAGCCATGCTCTTCCTTCAAAGGATCGAGTTTCAGTTCAAAAATCTCACAGTTTCTTCTGACGTTGGTGATGTTCTCTTTCTCTatcatggatttttttttatactttaatATCTTTTGGTTTTGGAGAAAGTAGGTTTTGTTAGGATTAAAAAATGCTTtgttattaaattaattaatgtagATGAAATCACTACTTTTTCTTTCTCCATGATATTTTATTCTGCTGGCTAGTCTTTTCTTTGCATAAATACTAGCAACGGTGCATGCCCTTGCTCTCAAAACTTGATTTTGTCTGTATATGGTGGTGCATAGTACATGTTTGTTTTCTGTTCTCCGTGTTCGTGTGTTGATTGAACTGTACTACTACTATCTTGTTAACTCGTGATTTTGTGTGTGCATGCCTCATAGTGACATAATCAGCTGGCAAATGTAAGACTTTGATCATGTTAGGTTATCTATGTATTTCCCCATTTGATGCTTACACAGCAACTCTCTGCAGTTTTAGCTGGTTCTGCTCCCTATCATGTAATTATTTAAAGATTCTACTACTTGAGATGAATCCAAAGATAGAAGAGCAGTTGAGGGAAATAAATGTTTTGTTAAATATAAATGACCTAGGGACTAGGGTTTGTACTGCACCTTGACCAAGATTGGTAATAGCGAGGTAAACAGTTGGATGGGTTACATAAGTTTCTCTCTTATATGGGGAAGTGTTATGGAGATGAAATAGGGGCAGAAAAGAACTTGAGTCTTTTGAAAATAAGGGCAGAAAAGAACTTCACTCATTTCTACATTTTTTACCTGCCCATAGAAATGGTTATATATCAATAATGATAGCTTAATTAGTTGGTGAAGGATGAGGAAGTCCCTCAAGTCCTTTGTTACAAATGGACAAGCATTGGTTTGAAACACTTTAAGCTGATATTTGagtttcttcttttctcttatACTTGTTTTATAGTGTGAGGAGATGTAGTTGAAATATTTGTTCTAGATGTGTATACTAGGTCTTGTCCGGTTGAAAGTGAAGTCTATGTATTGAATAAATTGCTCATTGTTTTTATTCTCACCTGGTCATTTGTTTTGACAACAGCGGTAGTTTTTCTTCGGTTTTGGAGTTTTCCAtattatattcttgtgttgttaaTTGTGTTCTTGTTTTCTTTCCCTATGGCTTGGTGTTTTCCCCCAACAGTGAGCATATTCATTCACTCTTGTTGCCCTTAACAATAATGATGTTAAATTTTTGGGCCTAAAAGGGCTTTTGAGAAGGGTCAGGTTTCTTAATAGAGTTTAAGCTATTTGGGTGGTCATGTTGCCCTTAAAAATAAAGATGTTGAGTTTTAAGTTATGTTATCCAATTTGTACCCTCAAGGTTCCATGTGCATATCACTTTTAAATATGGATATTGTTTGACTTGTATAAGTCCAAAACTAGTGTAACTCTTTGCTTTGTCATTGTTCTGCCTGTGTTTGCGTCTCTGCAGGTGCAGATGCGTGCATTTTGAAATGCTTGTTAGAATTGTGTTGGGGTGTTATGATGCTGATTTATCTGCTTAACTTTAACTGGAAATGGATTTACATTATCACATCCACATGATGCTAATTGTTGTATGGAATTTGCAATTGATTGAGACAACCATCATATATTTGGGTCAAACTTTACTGCTGAAGTTTTAATGAGTATGATGAAAATAAGTAGTAGCTTATTTTCTTGTTGTGGGATAGAAGCATGACATAGCTTTTGGTAAATTGCTGTTCTCAAGCTTTCAACTATGTATGGGCCGAAAGAAGTAGTAGTTGCTTTCCTCTAGTTGATGTAACGAGATTCTTCTTGTGGGGAGAAATCAAATTAATGGTGCTGATCTCTATGTTCTTGTTATCTAAGAGTTCTTTTGTCGTTCATCAGAAGTGGGTTCTGAATTGTGGAAGTCTAAATTGTGTCTGTTCTGTTGTTAAATATTGCCCTTCAAATTTCTTCAAACATTTAATTCCAATAAAACAGATGGTTCAGAATAGACAATATCTCTTTGTATTTCCATTTTTTAAGATATTTATCTTTGTTGTACAtattcattaaatgaaaataaaccATTGTTGATTTCTTTGGGGTTTTAATGATACATGTTTGACTCCCTTAAACAAGGTCTCATCGAGTCTTGTGTATGGTAAAAACACCTGCTTGGGGTTTGAGAGAGCTTGCCCCATCCAGATTTGTATATTCATATTCTCagctcaaaaaaacaaaaacaaaattgcTGTTCAAATTATTCTATCAATAAATGCCTATGCATTTCTTGGGGACTGTCTCACTTACCCCTAGTGTTAATAGCCTCATCTTGGATGGATCAGTTAGATTTTGTATTGAAAATTACACTGGaccttctatagttaaaactaAACTAGCCCCCATAGGATGTATTATTATTCAACACTTAGGGTCAATTAGACACCCACTTTCTTTGAGATAGACCCTGAATTTTGGGCAGTTTGAATATTTCTGAAGTACACATGTTACTGCTTTTTTTTGTCTCCTTTATTACTTTAGGGTTCCCCAGTTTTTAAATTTTGTGTAGAAAGAAGCTCCCCTAGGCATGACTAGGGTCTGTGTTTTGATAAAGTATCCCTTCATATTTTATGGTATGCATCCATTCCTCTGCAggatactttttcttttcttaactTTATGGATTCTGTGTAGGAAAAAGGGGGAGGGGTGTCCATTATCTCAGGGTTCATACGCATATAAGCCTTGGGAATAAGTTTTCTAAAGGTGTTTGGCACCCGACTCTTTATCCTAGTTTAAGTGACAACTTCCAATGTTGAGAATCAATTATTTCCTAATGATTGCAAGTTGTACTTGTTTGTCTTTTATTTAAAACCAAACATGTTTTGCTAGTTTCAACCAAGTGAATTAGTAATGATATGAAATGGCATGGTGCTGGGTGCCTATGTTCATTGATTTATTGGATGAATGTGAATACTTGAAGTGCAATTTGTCATTGTACTACTCACTCTGAACTTGACCTTTACTTGTTTGCTTTTTTTACTAACATTATTGAACTGATTCATGTGAGGATCAGGTTGTAATGAGGGCACTGAAAGGAACACTGGATCATCTGAAGAGGATGCTGATCTATACAACATGATAGATCCTCAGGCAGAGGACAGGGAATTAAAGGGTCAGCTTTTGCGTAAGTATAGCGGATACTTGGGGAGTTTGAAGCaggaattcatgaagaagaggaagaaaggaaAGCTACCAAAAGAAGCAAGGCAACAATTACTTGAATGGTGGAGCAGACATTACAAATGGCCTTACCCATCTGTATGTTGCATGATCCATAACTCTTTAATTTCTTTCCTAATGTCCTGTAAATTGTCAAGTTAATTCATATAGATTGACTTAAACACACATACATAGTTTTAATGTGGTCCAATTAATAACAGGAATCACAGAAGCTGGCACTGGCAGAGTCAACAGGTTTGGATCAGAAACAAATAAACAACTGGTTTATCAATCAAAGGAAACGGCACTGGAAGCCTTCAGAGGATATGCAGTTTATGGTTGTGGACCCAAGCCATCCTCACTATTACATGGATAATGTTATGAGTGCTCCCTTTCCCATGGATCTCTCCAACCACATGCTCTAGAAATTATGTGGATTTAATGCAAAACTGTAAGGGATTAGTAAAAACCTTGTATTATCATATAGTAATATGCGTATATGTAGAGATCAATTAAGCAATATTGTAAAGTCCTCCAAGATCAATGTGCAAATAGTGCGTTAGTTAGCTTCTAGATGGATCAAGTGTGCATCGTCTACTTAAGGAAAAccatgaaaataaaatttatatatgGAGTTATGAATAAGTTAAGTTTATTGATACGCATGTCATTACTTTTCTTTTATATACTATGGACATGTATTTATGCTGTAATACATGGATGCAATTTCTTCCTAACTAGGTTGTATCTCTAGTCATAACTAGCTTTTATAAGTTGATTTGTCTTTCATAAGTTGCTCGTTAACTACAAATAAGTGTTTATATATTTCATCTACATATAAGTAATTTTGAGCGTATTTTCATAAGTTGCTCATATTAACTTATAAATAAACACTGGTACCTAcataagctattttgagcttatttcaacAAGTTCATCAAATTAACTTATCATGTGACAAACACTTAATGTCATAAATATTTAACTAACTATTGACCCAAACTCACCCTAAATATATAAGAGAAGAATAAGGAAAGACcatatacatataataatataaaattgacttataaatataataatcacATGACTCACATGAAAATAACATATACATTTTTTCTTGGCTTAATCATCATATTAGTCATTGTCTTTgagtcgccgtctgaaccaggtctctgaccggaaaaatttgtgggtTAAATCCCTCTCTTTAAAAAACGTTTGGAGCCAGTCCCTGCCGGAGcttggagctccggcgagtgatgatgtagcatgctgactgtgtaaatgaagctgacatggcacaaaatttttttttaataaaattaatttacacatatgataattaacataattaacctaaaactaactataaaccAAAAACTAATTAAACATTCTTAATTCCCCCTCCCCCAACTAATCCTAATTTCCTAAACAATTACCCCAATTCCCAATTCATCTAACACTCAGAAATTAAAATTAGTGTTCATCTCCTCCATCTGTCCCGacctccttcttcttccccatttcctcttcttctcGTTGCTGAATCGACCTCCTCTTCCTCTCTCCTTCTTCTCTGTTTCAAGCCTTCTCTTCTTCTAGTGAGACccagaagtggtggtggtggccaagaAACTCAGAAGCAGTGGCGGTGGCCAAGCTGTTCTGGGGATTGGGCCAAGAAACAGGAAGAAGCTTGCTCCCAACAACAAAATCCCCAATCAAAAAGGTTATGGTGATCGGCAAAGCGAGCACAACGTTCTTGTTCATGCTAGACCTTCTGCTACTTCCGCTGTTGGTTATGGATGTCTGAACGAACCACAGGCTGTGGTGAAGTAAAGCAAGTCGATGGCGTTTCTCAAAGCCCGATGATACTGTCCTCGCTCCGCCGCGTTCGTCGCTCCGCGACTCGCTCTCCGCCATTTCACCTCCACCGACGAGAGCTGGTCTTAAAGATCCtcctccaacagcacaacccctTCGACACCGCTCCTTCTCAAAGATCCTCCTCCTCACCCAAACCCTGCTCCGCCTCAAGCACCACTCCAAGATCGCCTTCACTCTCTTCAACTACGCCAAATCCCTCCCCAACCCCCCCTCTCCCCCGCTCCTCCTTCCACCTCCTCATCGACACCATGGCCAAGGTTCACCAATTCGACCTCGCATGGCAACTCATCACCGAACTGGAGACATCTGTAACAACAAAATCCCCAATTTCTTCTACCTTTTCTGCTTCTGAATTAGGGATTTAGGTAACATCAGAAGTGAAGAAATCTTCAATTGTTGATAATCTCTCGGGAGATGGCAATTTCTTCTCCCTTTGCTGCTACTGCATCTATTGCCTGCAATGAAGATGGAAGAACTAGATTAGGGATTGTGTTTGATTTAGGGTTAGGAATTAGGTTTTGGTGTTTATGAATTAGGGATTTAGAATTGGGGTTAATttgagtttttaatttaatttgattttgttaatttaatttaattttatgatgtgtaattttttttaattttttttagtgccatgtcagcttcatttacacagtcagcacgctacatcatcactcgccggagctccaagCTCCGGCAGGGACTGACTCCATACGTTTTTAAAAGAGAGGGATTTAATCCACAAATTTTTTcgatcagggacctggttcagacgacGACTCaaacagggactaatatgaggattaagccttttttCTTTGTCTAAACATAAAACCTAAACATTTTTTCTGGgtacatatatacatataaatataatatttcacATGCCATTTTTGTTCTGGGCTGCCAACCTGAAGTTGGGCCCAAcaccaaaagaaacaaaaaaaaaaactgagaaGAGGCTGGGTCCTATGACGCCTATTCTTGCTGAAACGTGAATTTGGGAAACCTCCCACGCCTATTCTTCGCCTGAGAAGAGAAGTGGTATGCAACCGCTCAGCCGCCGCCGCCGCACGTGAAGCTCCGGCGACCAACCTACATCATCGAACCTTGTGTGTTAGCTTTGGTAACTCGGTCTCTATCTCATTGCTTCATTTCCATATCGAATTTCTGATTTACGCTGAAACTGAAGTTGCTTTTGTGAATGAAATTGAGCACTTCATCTAATTTCAGTTCTCTTTTATAGATTGGTTGTTTCTTCAATTATGGCTGCTTTGATCTCCAAAAGACTGCTACGTTCTTCTGAATCCTTGCATTCACTAGGACGCCGCTGTTTTCATCAATCGCGTGGTAAGACATTTATGCAGCTTCATATCCATGTAATGTAACGATGCTTTCTCCCTTTga contains:
- the LOC130726826 gene encoding homeobox protein SBH1-like, which encodes MEGNNSNCNGPSSSYLMAFGENSGGLCPMSMMMMPLVTSHHQINPPNPHHHHNNNNNNANTNNCLFLPIPSSTNCNSSASPSIMLDNNTTPTNNPGLGYYFMESDHHHHNNNNGSSSSSSPAVKAKIMAHPLYQRLLAAYVNCQKVGAPPEVVARLEEACGSAVGMAGDAVGSGCIGEDPALDQFMEAYCEMLTKYEQELSKPLKEAMLFLQRIEFQFKNLTVSSDVGCNEGTERNTGSSEEDADLYNMIDPQAEDRELKGQLLRKYSGYLGSLKQEFMKKRKKGKLPKEARQQLLEWWSRHYKWPYPSESQKLALAESTGLDQKQINNWFINQRKRHWKPSEDMQFMVVDPSHPHYYMDNVMSAPFPMDLSNHML